aagtgatattcactcatctgttcagagctataagttttgtatgattattatgatcataatTTGATATTACATTTTTgctatactgtgttttcttgctgagctttggctcatgggtgctatgtggtgcaggtaaagggaaagaaaagctcacccagccttgagtggagagtttaggtggtgctgtgtacatatgtggtcgcttaaccaccacgaccaaggagttctcagaggaactagggggtttaccctatttttgccgcttaggtcggcgggtttgtaaatttgaaacagtaatgaccattttgagttgtaaataacttgtaaatgtttttttatgggcccatgaataattttatgtattaaataaaatatatcatctccttttgattggttttccaccttagcctgttaataacacttagatgcacgttttttaaccaaaggactcggatagcgagtcaaatttccggttcaccattcaccataactgttctggggtaaccagggcgttacatcagaagactttaacgaatgaatcaaaagatccaataaacataaacagaagTTCATAATTACTCAGGATTTaaattgatctacaaatgataatctattatgatataaattaaatttttatggcaaacaataagtttataaagataattaattcacatcggtcctccatatataatcataattatatatgACACATTTACCAATAtatctatccacattagtaatccgaatctagattgcTTACATCTCATATGCTTCGTAAACCGTAGTAGCAACCATTTATTAAAGTTTCgttactttaatatgttgatgactattttattcattatatataatattaattctttcgtactaatacaagttcatattctcataaataaatataaaattttctaatatttatataaattattcaaacaataattataatattcaaatacaataaaattatatttttatttaaattaataaaatatattttcacatgtTTGTTTTTAGGACATAAACCCTAACCATCACTCCATATATTGAAAACAATAAAAATTATTTACTACTATTAGTTTTCAAAATACAAGTTTAATCGgtcatatattaaaataaatacacATTATATATTAAGTAATAGATTTAATTATAGTAAATAGTATTGCTTATATATTtatcatttaatatatatttgaaaTATAATTGATCAATTATGTAATTTGAATATACATTAtagttaattatatttatgttGATATTAGACACAAAATGCCAATATAACttcaccaattttttttctttctcccaCACTTTTATATATGTATAGGTACATGCTTAATTtctttgattaatttttattcttataatactaaagaaaataaatataaaattatgagtatcaattatttattttaaaaatatgactaacattttaattcattttgctattttattaatttgaaataatatgttaaaaaaattacaaatcattAAATTATGCTTATGGAAACTtctatttattataattaaatttataaaatattttattttattttctctttatttaaaataaaaattttggaAACAAAAGTATACTAAtgaatttttctattattttttttaatatgaacaTAAACATTGTTTCAAATGATTTATATATGAAATTCATTAAATTATTGGGATAATTACGGCGAAACTCCTTAAGTAGTTCATTTTGTAACACTTAACTCCTTATGTAAAATATTTGGTGGCAAAACTCTCTACCGTTAAAAATTTGTTACAGCCTCACTCTTTACTGTTAAGTCAAGCGTTAAGTTTGACTTTAGTTACTGGGAAAGTTAATCCTTAGGGGCCGTTTGGTATGAGGAGTTCACAGTTTTCATATTACTGAGAAAGTTGAAGAAGATAATCTGATAGTCTGGAAACTTACATTATTGTATTTGGTTGTGTACTGTAATCTTATCTATGATTCCTGAGAATATCACTTtatgtgtttggttgtgcataggaatctgttaagttttcatattttcataaaattaatataataatatatttcatcaaaataatttataaacaattttactcatgaaatattttttaacagaattaaaaaaatacatctattaaatactataattaagtataatttttaaaattacaaaaatatccttattttatttttaataatatttcatttgttattttaaactaaagtaatgatataaaggctttacaaatcaatttctttaaataaaaaaatattatttatcattttatagtttgatatatgtatatttgtttttatattatttgcttcaaaaataaaataagtcattaactaaaaaattattgatttaagatttttttttaaaaataataataataattttgaagtgtttcacattcctCGGTATCTAAAAACCACTTGTCAGATGGATTTCTCTTGAACCTAGAATCAGGAAAAGTTAAAACCCCTGGAGTACAGATTCCCAggttagaaaaactcaaacccaGTACCAAACATGAGAATGTGTTCAGATTCTCATTCCCATGTCCATATTCCTACATACCAAACGACCCCTAAGGAGTGAGGTTGCAACAAACTTTTAACTGTAGGGAGTTTTGCCACAAAATGTTTTACATAAAAAGTTAACTGTTACAAAATGAACTACTTAGAAAGTTTCGTTGCAATTATACctaaattatttattgaaaatttgACTATTTAAGTaaaaaatttgtaataaaaaTTTATGATACAAAacataataatgatcaacatttTAGAATTTAAGAAATTATAGAAGAATTtgcatttaaaattttaaaaaatatataatatacatatttaatttttttgatgaatttatttataatttctcaaactgaAAACGCTTCGTCAATAAAAATAGTGAAACGACATGTCGTGTATTAAAATTATCAGAACAGAGTAACGTCACATAATCCTTCTACTGGATATTTTGGCGTAGAGAAGAGAACACTCTCAGCAGACTCAGTCTCAGAGGCAACGCAGTGTTGAGAGTTGAGGGTTTAGACTAGAGACATGCAGACCTTATCAGTGGCTTCTTCGTCTTCGTCTTCATTAAGTTTCGGACTGAGACTGAGAGCTTCATGGGACACTCAACCGATGGTTTCTTACAACCCCAATGCCCCCAAAAACCCCAAGAAAACCCCTACtatctccaaaaatcctcccCCAACTGTCACCTTAACTGCCTCAACCGCCCGAATGGTCGATTCCATTTCCGAACTTCTCAAGCGCCCACCAGTTCCACCACCTCAAGGTACTTAACCATAAAAACCCACTTCGCTTAAGTCAAGGTTTATGCTTTGCTTTTTCTGAACTTTTATGCTTGTAATTCTGTTAGAaaattgccctggaaaattatcTATAACGTTCGGAGCGTGTTGAATTTTACAGCTAGTTCGGTTTTATGGTTGGCTGCGTCAAGTGGGGGTTTTGGTGGTTCTCTTGGGTTTTAGCTTTTAAGAATACTGTTACGTTATTATCCCCTTTGAGCTATAATGGGATTTTAATCATGGTAGATGGTGATTGGGTCTTCAATCAACTGTTTCTTGGTAAATCAAAATCAACACCAtatgtttatttgaaaatttaatGTGTTATGAATAGAAGTACCTAGACTGAAGCTCTTCTTTTTTTTATCTTCTGAAAAATGGTATTTCATTTTGCAGGAGAAATGACCAAAACGAATGATTTATACTTGGGGTATGAACGGTGGTTGCCTAGTCCTCCAAAAGTGAAGAAGCCTCGATCCATATACAATGCAGCAGCATTAGCATATCTTGGTGATTGTATTTACGAGGTCTGTTTATTATTCAACTTAATGTAGTGACTTCTTTTGAAGTCATCATTAGGGACTACAGTGCACAGTACTAGATTTGTTGTTTCTAATACATTTACAACTTTTTTGTTTAACTTTGCTGCGTGAATTAACTTACTTATACCATTATTTCCTATGCAGCTATATGCCCGCAGGCATTTCTTGTTTCCTCCCCTGAGCAT
This genomic interval from Humulus lupulus chromosome 8, drHumLupu1.1, whole genome shotgun sequence contains the following:
- the LOC133794461 gene encoding uncharacterized protein LOC133794461 isoform X1 is translated as MQTLSVASSSSSSLSFGLRLRASWDTQPMVSYNPNAPKNPKKTPTISKNPPPTVTLTASTARMVDSISELLKRPPVPPPQGEMTKTNDLYLGYERWLPSPPKVKKPRSIYNAAALAYLGDCIYELYARRHFLFPPLSIEEFNDRVMAVVRCEAQDAVLQKLLSDNYLSQQERSFFFLKNISFPFCIEYSLTAFLNIAPEFGFGHVNCSDKLRQL
- the LOC133794461 gene encoding uncharacterized protein LOC133794461 isoform X2, with the protein product MQTLSVASSSSSSLSFGLRLRASWDTQPMVSYNPNAPKNPKKTPTISKNPPPTVTLTASTARMVDSISELLKRPPVPPPQGEMTKTNDLYLGYERWLPSPPKVKKPRSIYNAAALAYLGDCIYELYARRHFLFPPLSIEEFNDRVMAVVRCEAQDAVLQKLLSDNYLSQQERAEVTWEPWTYNTKLQ
- the LOC133794461 gene encoding uncharacterized protein LOC133794461 isoform X3, producing the protein MVGCVKWGFWWFSWVLAFKNTVTLLSPLSYNGILIMVDGDWVFNQLFLGEMTKTNDLYLGYERWLPSPPKVKKPRSIYNAAALAYLGDCIYELYARRHFLFPPLSIEEFNDRVMAVVRCEAQDAVLQKLLSDNYLSQQERSFFFLKNISFPFCIEYSLTAFLNIAPEFGFGHVNCSDKLRQL